The proteins below are encoded in one region of Paenibacillus albus:
- a CDS encoding aldehyde dehydrogenase family protein translates to MRSHPQPQSNRTKGGSAKVKKQLYIGGKWVDSGAYAPLYSPYSGVLLAEIPLATKEETERAIAAAYEAKTVMASMPAHKRASILEKLSQLLAERADEAASLISLEAAKPIKAARTEVDRTIQTYKFAAEEAKRVTGEMIPLDAAPGGEGRIAYTMREPLGVIGAITPFNFPMNLVAHKVGPAIASGNTVVLKPASQTPLSAYFLAELLEEAGLPAGAFNVVTGSGAAIGDVIVQDERVKAISFTGSPQVGIGIRSRAGLKRVALELGSNSALIVDKEVPLAKLIPRCVQGAFAYQGQVCISLQRIYVHSEIFEDFVEQFTAAASQLRLGDPLDPNTDLSAMITKQDTARALAWIEEAVQQGAQLAYGGTAASGMVLPTVLLEVDRTAKVSCEEVFAPIVIINRIQDVGEGIASINDSRYGLHAGIYTNNIHTAFEAVEKLHVGGVLINDIPTFRVDHMPYGGVKESGIGREGVKYAIEEMTELKTVIINRT, encoded by the coding sequence ATGCGATCACATCCACAGCCGCAATCGAATCGTACTAAAGGGGGATCAGCAAAGGTGAAGAAACAACTTTACATCGGGGGAAAATGGGTAGATTCAGGTGCATATGCACCGCTCTATTCTCCTTACTCAGGCGTGCTGCTTGCCGAAATCCCGCTGGCAACGAAGGAAGAAACCGAACGTGCAATTGCGGCAGCTTATGAAGCGAAGACAGTCATGGCGAGCATGCCCGCACATAAACGCGCATCCATTCTGGAGAAGCTTAGCCAGCTTCTCGCCGAGCGCGCGGATGAGGCGGCCAGCCTGATTTCGCTCGAAGCGGCGAAGCCGATCAAGGCGGCGCGAACGGAAGTAGATCGGACGATCCAGACATATAAGTTCGCAGCCGAAGAAGCGAAGCGGGTCACAGGCGAGATGATTCCGCTTGATGCTGCGCCAGGGGGAGAAGGCCGAATCGCGTATACGATGAGGGAGCCGCTTGGCGTGATTGGCGCCATTACGCCGTTCAACTTCCCGATGAATCTGGTCGCCCACAAGGTGGGGCCAGCAATCGCATCGGGCAATACGGTCGTGCTGAAGCCGGCTTCGCAGACGCCGCTCTCGGCATATTTTCTCGCAGAGCTGCTCGAAGAAGCCGGTCTGCCGGCTGGAGCGTTCAACGTAGTTACCGGCTCAGGGGCTGCAATTGGCGATGTCATCGTGCAGGATGAACGAGTGAAAGCGATCTCGTTCACTGGCAGCCCGCAAGTCGGAATCGGTATTCGCAGCCGGGCCGGGCTGAAGCGTGTGGCGCTCGAGCTCGGATCAAATTCGGCGCTTATCGTCGATAAAGAGGTTCCGCTTGCGAAGCTCATTCCGCGCTGCGTTCAAGGTGCTTTTGCCTATCAAGGTCAAGTTTGCATATCCCTTCAGCGCATTTATGTGCATTCGGAGATCTTTGAGGATTTCGTAGAGCAGTTCACTGCAGCTGCAAGTCAGCTGAGGCTTGGCGATCCGCTCGATCCGAACACCGATCTGTCGGCGATGATCACGAAACAGGATACGGCGAGGGCGCTGGCGTGGATTGAAGAAGCGGTTCAGCAAGGGGCGCAGCTCGCATACGGAGGAACGGCTGCGAGCGGAATGGTGCTGCCAACGGTGCTGCTAGAAGTCGACCGAACGGCGAAAGTGTCCTGCGAAGAAGTATTCGCGCCGATCGTAATTATTAATCGCATCCAGGATGTCGGCGAAGGAATCGCGTCTATCAATGACTCACGTTACGGGCTCCATGCAGGCATTTACACGAACAACATTCATACCGCTTTTGAAGCGGTGGAGAAGCTGCATGTCGGCGGCGTTCTCATTAATGACATTCCTACTTTTCGGGTGGACCATATGCCATACGGCGGAGTGAAGGAGAGCGGCATCGGCCGTGAAGGCGTGAAGTACGCGATTGAAGAAATGACGGAGCTGAAGACCGTTATTATTAATCGGACCTAG
- the rpoN gene encoding RNA polymerase factor sigma-54, with product MRRTYGGFGLHQQQRTKLHMTPQLQQAVKILQMPAPELRAFINEQLEDNPLLEQADWSAASGSSAVSYRNSGDYDSLRHVPGQTETLEQHLLEQLNVDLDESEEMKRIVGYLIGNLDASGYLTLDIQWLAVQLEVDQALVEQALQILQQLEPAGVGARSLSECLKLQAERLPECHPLLMSLIEDYLEDVAFAHIHKLKQRLKACEADIAEAIAQLKSLQPRPGASFQTGTPGYVVPDVIVRAAGEEGQFMVTLHDAVFPRLLINGEYERLAQSANRTEETGLFLHARRSAAAFLIRCLEQRRVTLLRVTEAIVEEQAGFFQFGPSQLRPMTLLDIADKLGLHESTISRAASGKFAMTPWGTYELSFFFPTGFNKGHDDAISAESVKARLKELIRTEGDSPYSDQQLADAFAQEGIPISRRTVTKYRESLGIASSIHRKR from the coding sequence ATGAGACGTACTTACGGCGGATTTGGGCTGCATCAACAGCAGCGCACCAAGCTGCATATGACGCCGCAGCTGCAGCAGGCGGTGAAGATTCTGCAAATGCCTGCTCCTGAGCTGCGTGCATTCATCAATGAACAGCTGGAGGACAATCCGCTGCTCGAGCAAGCGGACTGGTCGGCGGCTTCCGGCTCAAGTGCCGTCAGCTACAGAAACAGCGGCGACTATGATAGCTTGCGGCATGTTCCGGGACAAACGGAAACGCTCGAGCAGCACCTTCTTGAGCAGCTGAATGTTGATCTGGATGAATCGGAAGAGATGAAGCGAATCGTTGGTTATCTGATCGGTAATTTGGATGCGAGCGGTTATTTGACCTTGGATATTCAGTGGCTGGCGGTGCAGCTTGAAGTTGATCAGGCATTAGTAGAACAGGCGCTTCAAATTCTGCAACAGCTAGAGCCTGCTGGGGTCGGAGCGAGGAGCTTGTCTGAATGTTTGAAGCTGCAAGCAGAGCGGCTTCCCGAATGCCACCCGCTGCTAATGAGCTTAATCGAAGATTATCTCGAGGACGTTGCCTTCGCACATATCCATAAGCTGAAGCAGCGGCTAAAAGCATGCGAGGCCGATATCGCCGAAGCCATTGCACAGCTCAAATCACTTCAGCCGAGACCAGGAGCGTCATTTCAAACGGGAACCCCCGGCTATGTCGTACCAGATGTCATAGTGCGTGCAGCTGGGGAAGAAGGGCAGTTCATGGTGACACTGCACGATGCGGTGTTCCCTCGACTGCTTATCAATGGGGAGTACGAACGGTTGGCGCAGAGCGCGAATCGAACGGAGGAAACGGGACTTTTTCTCCATGCGAGGAGAAGTGCCGCCGCCTTCCTCATTCGTTGTCTAGAACAAAGACGCGTAACGCTTCTTCGCGTCACGGAGGCGATTGTAGAGGAGCAGGCGGGGTTCTTTCAATTCGGTCCGTCTCAGCTAAGACCTATGACGCTGCTCGATATCGCGGATAAGCTGGGGCTGCATGAATCGACGATCAGCCGGGCGGCTTCAGGGAAATTCGCGATGACGCCGTGGGGAACGTATGAGTTAAGCTTTTTCTTCCCGACAGGATTTAATAAAGGACATGATGATGCCATATCGGCTGAATCGGTAAAAGCACGCTTAAAGGAGCTGATCCGAACGGAAGGCGATTCGCCATATTCGGACCAGCAGCTGGCAGATGCATTCGCTCAGGAGGGGATTCCCATATCGCGCCGGACGGTGACGAAGTACCGAGAGTCGCTTGGCATCGCTTCTTCTATTCACCGGAAACGGTGA
- the ablB gene encoding putative beta-lysine N-acetyltransferase, producing the protein MPNDPSTNRYYSVVHESESEYSLQLFLDTFNKRLRIDDYAGNVESICRRASEVAREHAFTKIFIKSREEDWMAFLSRGYMLEGIFKDYFLGSDAYSMACYTDLERRTSDYWMEEDQILRQVLALVKKPEQDAVPAQFVLRPAIEADADELAALYGQVFQTYPTPMNDPAYIRHVMDEGTLFYVAQDDGKLISASSAEINSVYRNAEITDCVTLPAYRGKGFMRLLIQSLEEELLQRNILALYSLSRALSFGMNAALFQLGYEYNGRLTKNCDIYDKFEDMNMWCKQLTLTVSGE; encoded by the coding sequence ATGCCTAATGACCCGAGCACGAACCGCTATTACAGCGTTGTCCATGAGAGTGAAAGTGAATATTCGCTCCAGTTATTTCTGGATACCTTCAACAAACGGTTGCGTATCGACGACTATGCGGGCAACGTCGAATCGATATGTCGCAGAGCTTCTGAAGTTGCTCGGGAGCATGCTTTTACGAAGATATTCATCAAATCGCGCGAAGAAGACTGGATGGCATTCCTATCACGAGGATATATGCTGGAAGGGATTTTCAAGGATTATTTTCTAGGAAGCGACGCTTATAGCATGGCTTGCTACACAGACTTGGAGCGGAGAACGAGCGATTATTGGATGGAAGAGGATCAGATTTTAAGGCAAGTGCTGGCTCTTGTTAAGAAACCCGAACAAGATGCTGTACCTGCTCAATTCGTGCTGCGACCCGCTATTGAAGCTGACGCTGACGAGCTCGCGGCCTTGTATGGGCAAGTGTTTCAGACCTACCCGACCCCAATGAATGACCCCGCTTATATTCGGCATGTGATGGATGAGGGTACGCTATTCTATGTCGCCCAGGACGATGGCAAGCTGATTAGCGCTTCGTCCGCGGAGATTAATTCGGTTTACCGCAATGCAGAGATTACAGACTGCGTCACACTTCCCGCCTATCGGGGCAAAGGCTTCATGCGCCTGCTCATTCAGTCGCTCGAGGAGGAGCTGCTGCAGCGCAATATCCTTGCTCTCTACTCGTTATCGCGGGCACTGTCTTTCGGCATGAATGCAGCTTTGTTCCAGCTCGGCTACGAATATAACGGCAGATTGACGAAGAACTGCGATATTTACGATAAATTCGAAGATATGAATATGTGGTGCAAGCAGCTAACGCTCACCGTTTCCGGTGAATAG
- a CDS encoding aspartate aminotransferase family protein — protein MKREHLIKPLLNHHYPKISFGKGVFLYDDQGKAYLDASSGAVTAGIGHGVQEIIDAMQEQASKVSFVYRSQFTSEPAEELAKRLSDLAPGNDYWSFFVNSGSEATETAMKIAIQHWQEKGRPSKYKVLSRRMSYHGITLGALSMSGHFTRRRRFVPLLEDFPLVAPPYCYRCPMKLDPTACGQSCANDLETVIKRIGSEHIAAFIAEPIIGAAGGAVVPPDGYYERIMEICKRHEILFIADEVMTGIARTGTMFGMEHWGVQPDIIALGKGLSAGYTPMAATLAKDHVLEPILNGSKLVMSGHTYSANPLSAAVALAVLDYIEDQQLVKAAEDKGHYLRAALTKMSEGHEIIGDVRGKGLLAGLEFVADRQTKEPFPASKSLTTKLVERAFSKGLLIYPAAGGVDGEGDAIIIAPPFTISTEEIDLLVERLSEAITEVSQEVLGG, from the coding sequence ATGAAACGGGAACATCTCATTAAGCCACTGTTGAACCATCATTATCCCAAGATATCATTTGGCAAAGGCGTGTTCCTATATGACGATCAGGGAAAAGCGTATCTGGATGCTTCTTCAGGCGCAGTAACGGCCGGCATCGGTCATGGCGTGCAGGAGATTATCGACGCGATGCAGGAACAGGCAAGCAAGGTGTCGTTCGTCTACCGCTCTCAGTTTACGAGCGAACCGGCGGAGGAGCTCGCGAAGCGGCTCAGCGATTTGGCGCCAGGGAACGATTATTGGTCATTCTTCGTAAATAGCGGCTCCGAAGCGACTGAAACGGCAATGAAGATTGCGATTCAGCATTGGCAAGAGAAGGGAAGGCCGAGCAAATATAAAGTGCTGTCCCGGCGGATGAGCTACCATGGCATTACGCTTGGCGCGTTATCCATGTCCGGGCATTTCACGAGGCGAAGGCGATTCGTTCCGCTGCTCGAGGATTTCCCTCTCGTAGCGCCTCCGTATTGCTACCGCTGTCCGATGAAGCTCGACCCCACAGCCTGTGGCCAATCGTGCGCAAATGATTTGGAAACCGTGATCAAGCGGATCGGTTCCGAGCATATCGCCGCTTTCATCGCTGAACCAATCATCGGTGCTGCAGGAGGGGCGGTTGTGCCGCCGGATGGTTACTATGAGCGCATAATGGAGATTTGCAAGCGTCATGAAATTCTATTCATCGCCGACGAAGTCATGACCGGGATAGCGCGTACAGGTACGATGTTCGGGATGGAGCATTGGGGCGTGCAGCCGGATATCATTGCGCTTGGCAAAGGATTAAGTGCTGGCTACACGCCTATGGCAGCGACGCTTGCCAAGGATCATGTGCTGGAGCCGATTCTAAACGGTTCGAAGCTCGTAATGTCTGGTCATACGTACAGCGCGAATCCCTTGTCGGCAGCTGTGGCACTCGCCGTACTCGACTATATTGAGGACCAGCAGCTTGTGAAAGCTGCAGAGGATAAAGGTCATTATCTGCGAGCCGCTTTGACGAAAATGTCGGAGGGTCATGAGATCATCGGTGATGTGCGTGGCAAAGGGTTGCTCGCCGGGCTGGAGTTCGTGGCTGACAGGCAGACGAAGGAGCCTTTTCCGGCTAGTAAATCGCTCACGACGAAGCTGGTCGAGCGAGCTTTCAGCAAAGGCCTGCTCATCTATCCCGCGGCAGGCGGTGTGGACGGTGAAGGCGATGCGATCATCATTGCGCCACCATTTACGATCAGCACGGAGGAGATAGATCTGCTAGTAGAGCGGCTCAGCGAAGCGATTACCGAAGTGAGTCAGGAGGTGCTCGGCGGATGA
- a CDS encoding CoA transferase subunit A: protein MNKQRSLEEALSWITDGSTLMYGGFGGIGTPPTLIEGILDKGVKDLTLIGNDTGFPWIGIGRLVTEGRVRKVITSHIGSNPNAGRMMEEGRMEISFYPQGTLAEKIRAGGVGLGGILVDVGLGTSIAEGKETVVIGGRTYLVEPALTADVAIVHASKADPYGNLVYDKSGRNFNPLVAMAGERTIAEADEIVPLGSLDPESIVTPGIFVNAVIAGKGVNWQWVWEKRAATESQEGPPRS, encoded by the coding sequence ATGAACAAACAGCGATCACTTGAAGAAGCGCTGAGCTGGATAACAGACGGCAGCACGCTGATGTATGGCGGATTTGGCGGGATCGGAACGCCTCCGACGCTCATTGAGGGCATTCTCGATAAAGGCGTGAAGGATCTGACGCTCATCGGCAACGATACCGGCTTCCCGTGGATCGGCATTGGTCGGCTGGTCACCGAAGGCCGGGTTCGCAAAGTAATTACTTCACATATAGGCTCTAACCCGAATGCGGGTCGGATGATGGAAGAGGGGCGGATGGAGATCAGCTTCTACCCGCAAGGGACGCTCGCGGAGAAGATACGGGCGGGAGGCGTCGGGCTCGGCGGCATTCTCGTGGATGTTGGGCTAGGGACGTCGATTGCAGAGGGCAAGGAGACGGTCGTTATTGGAGGCAGGACGTACTTGGTCGAGCCTGCGCTAACGGCTGATGTTGCCATCGTGCACGCGAGCAAAGCCGATCCATACGGCAATCTGGTCTACGACAAGAGCGGACGCAACTTCAATCCGCTTGTCGCTATGGCGGGTGAGCGGACCATTGCCGAGGCGGATGAAATCGTGCCGCTTGGCAGCCTCGATCCGGAGTCGATCGTAACGCCTGGCATCTTCGTCAATGCAGTCATCGCAGGCAAAGGGGTGAACTGGCAATGGGTATGGGAGAAACGAGCCGCGACCGAATCGCAAGAAGGGCCGCCGCGGAGCTGA
- a CDS encoding 3-oxoacid CoA-transferase subunit B, whose product MGMGETSRDRIARRAAAELKDGMVVNLGIGIPTRVADFIGEGIEVTFHAENGILRAGPSPPPGEEDGFLCNAGGYPVTIVEGASYCDSAIAFAMIRRGCIDMTVLGALEVSEQGDLANWIVPGKRAAGIGGAMELAQKAKKVVALMNHVNRDGAPKIKKQCELPLTAPACVDLIITDMAVMEVTADGLLLREIMLPFTLEEVVRCTEASLKLPEQLIYIP is encoded by the coding sequence ATGGGTATGGGAGAAACGAGCCGCGACCGAATCGCAAGAAGGGCCGCCGCGGAGCTGAAGGATGGCATGGTCGTGAACCTTGGCATCGGCATTCCAACGCGAGTAGCCGATTTTATCGGGGAAGGCATCGAAGTGACGTTTCATGCGGAGAATGGGATTCTTCGCGCGGGACCAAGCCCGCCTCCTGGTGAAGAGGACGGATTTCTGTGCAATGCCGGCGGCTATCCGGTGACGATTGTGGAAGGCGCATCGTATTGCGACAGCGCTATCGCGTTCGCGATGATTCGCCGAGGCTGCATTGATATGACGGTGCTCGGCGCGCTGGAAGTGAGCGAGCAAGGCGATCTCGCGAATTGGATCGTGCCCGGCAAGCGGGCGGCTGGGATCGGCGGCGCGATGGAGCTCGCGCAGAAGGCGAAGAAAGTGGTCGCGCTGATGAATCATGTGAATCGGGATGGCGCGCCTAAGATTAAGAAGCAGTGCGAGCTGCCGCTTACTGCTCCTGCCTGCGTCGATCTGATTATTACGGATATGGCGGTGATGGAGGTGACGGCGGACGGTCTACTTTTGAGGGAAATTATGCTTCCCTTTACGCTCGAGGAGGTAGTTCGCTGCACGGAAGCGAGCCTGAAGCTGCCTGAGCAGCTGATCTACATTCCATAA